Proteins encoded by one window of Desulfallas thermosapovorans DSM 6562:
- a CDS encoding DegV family protein, whose amino-acid sequence MPKVRIVTDSTADLPRELVQQYGITVVPLKVFFGSECFVDGVDLSAAEFFSRLAASRELPTTSQPSPTEFVEYYRPLIDEGADIVSIHISAQMSGTLQSAQLARTMLNYDGLEVIDSRTVSVVLGMVVLAAARAAQAGRSRAEVVALVQDIIANHRVYFMVDTLEYLQRGGRIGKAQAFLGTILNVKPLCTIVDGVIHPYEKVRGRKKAINRLVQLMAEQCQDSGPLYCFMTHGNDPGGLKSLQDLVREKLNCPEMAYSQMGAVVGTHVGPGVVGLAVCPYKYLQW is encoded by the coding sequence ATGCCCAAAGTCCGTATCGTTACTGACAGTACGGCTGATTTGCCGCGTGAATTGGTGCAGCAATACGGTATTACCGTGGTGCCATTGAAGGTTTTTTTCGGGTCGGAATGTTTTGTGGATGGGGTGGATCTATCGGCTGCCGAATTTTTTAGCCGGCTGGCAGCCAGCAGGGAATTGCCCACTACCTCCCAGCCTTCACCTACCGAGTTTGTGGAATATTATCGCCCGTTGATTGACGAAGGTGCGGATATTGTGTCCATTCATATATCTGCGCAGATGAGCGGTACTTTGCAGTCCGCCCAACTGGCCAGGACCATGCTGAATTATGACGGGCTGGAAGTGATAGATTCCCGCACCGTCAGTGTAGTGCTGGGTATGGTAGTGCTGGCGGCGGCCCGGGCTGCCCAGGCCGGACGTTCCCGGGCTGAGGTGGTGGCCCTGGTGCAGGATATTATTGCCAACCACCGGGTATATTTTATGGTGGATACCCTGGAATACCTGCAGCGCGGTGGGCGTATCGGCAAAGCCCAGGCCTTTTTGGGCACTATATTGAATGTCAAACCCCTGTGCACCATAGTGGACGGAGTGATACATCCCTATGAGAAGGTTCGGGGCCGTAAAAAGGCTATTAACCGGCTGGTGCAGCTAATGGCCGAGCAGTGTCAAGATTCCGGGCCGCTTTATTGTTTTATGACTCATGGTAATGATCCCGGGGGATTAAAGTCTTTACAGGACTTGGTGCGGGAAAAACTCAATTGCCCTGAAATGGCGTACAGCCAGATGGGCGCGGTGGTGGGTACCCACGTTGGGCCGGGTGTTGTGGGCCTGGCGGTATGTCCATATAAATACCTGCAGTGGTAA
- a CDS encoding spore coat protein, whose protein sequence is MQFGDREIMTDLLLDTKHISANYHRAVLESANDRIRNTMIQLNNDEINMQKQLFDLMHDRNWYEVRPANTQPLAWQTGQGMATRSVYHPMP, encoded by the coding sequence ATGCAATTCGGAGACAGGGAAATAATGACTGATTTGCTTTTGGATACCAAGCATATATCCGCCAACTATCACAGGGCAGTGCTGGAATCGGCCAATGACCGGATACGTAACACGATGATCCAGCTTAACAATGATGAGATAAACATGCAAAAGCAGCTTTTTGATTTAATGCACGACCGTAACTGGTATGAGGTGCGCCCGGCCAACACCCAGCCCCTGGCCTGGCAAACCGGGCAGGGAATGGCTACAAGAAGCGTGTACCACCCAATGCCCTAA
- a CDS encoding tRNA-dihydrouridine synthase has protein sequence MGKKSDIPSNNNKYPLAASPIDIGPVKLKNRIVFPTWQVNYANTDGTVSEKLLEFYTAMADGGCGLIFTGCAVVSPDTVAFNRVMRIDDDRYLPGLRKLFQEIESRGSVPGIQLIHYGRQALTSVTGCELIAPSPIPCPVMSKFDPHYKLREMTVDDIHRVYNDFIAAAARAAEAGARVIEVHAAHGYLLNEFLSPYSNHRTDDYGGNAINRARLILQIIRGIKDKLGNRVAISLRVSGNEFVEGGLRPIDFKDLIRQFEQNGIDMLNVSAGVYQSMERIVPPAKLGVAPHIDITAELKQYSRVPVCAVGSIDSLELAEEVLYAGKAELVAMGRAQVADPAIVNKSLLGKESEIRKCIKCSKCTFWTTGDPQMYCSVNPAYQRPQKVLNE, from the coding sequence GTGGGAAAAAAAAGCGATATACCAAGCAACAATAACAAATACCCGCTGGCCGCAAGTCCAATTGATATTGGCCCGGTGAAGCTTAAAAACCGTATTGTTTTTCCAACATGGCAAGTAAACTATGCCAACACCGACGGGACGGTATCCGAAAAATTATTAGAATTTTACACCGCGATGGCCGACGGTGGCTGCGGTCTGATTTTTACGGGTTGTGCGGTGGTTTCGCCCGATACAGTGGCATTTAACCGTGTCATGAGAATAGACGATGACCGTTATTTGCCCGGATTACGTAAACTTTTTCAAGAAATAGAAAGCCGGGGCAGTGTACCCGGAATACAATTAATCCACTATGGACGCCAGGCTTTAACCTCTGTGACAGGATGTGAACTTATAGCGCCAAGTCCCATTCCATGCCCGGTAATGTCCAAATTTGACCCGCATTATAAGCTGCGTGAAATGACCGTGGATGATATCCACCGGGTTTATAATGATTTCATTGCCGCGGCAGCCCGTGCCGCAGAAGCAGGAGCCAGGGTAATTGAGGTTCATGCTGCCCATGGTTATTTACTAAATGAATTTTTATCGCCCTATTCAAATCACAGAACTGATGATTACGGCGGCAATGCAATAAATCGTGCCCGTCTCATTTTACAAATAATCAGAGGGATAAAAGACAAGCTCGGCAACCGCGTAGCCATAAGCTTACGCGTTAGCGGCAACGAATTCGTTGAAGGTGGACTGAGGCCCATTGATTTTAAAGATTTAATTCGCCAATTTGAACAAAACGGCATCGATATGTTAAACGTATCCGCCGGTGTTTACCAGTCCATGGAGCGCATTGTGCCTCCCGCCAAATTGGGTGTTGCCCCCCATATTGATATAACTGCGGAATTAAAACAGTACTCAAGGGTCCCGGTATGTGCAGTGGGGTCCATTGACTCCCTTGAATTGGCGGAAGAAGTACTATATGCCGGAAAAGCGGAACTGGTAGCCATGGGGCGGGCACAAGTGGCAGACCCTGCCATTGTAAACAAATCATTACTTGGCAAAGAATCCGAAATAAGAAAATGTATCAAATGTTCTAAATGCACATTCTGGACGACAGGTGACCCGCAAATGTATTGTTCTGTCAACCCTGCATATCAAAGACCCCAAAAGGTATTGAACGAATAA
- a CDS encoding NAD(P)/FAD-dependent oxidoreductase, which yields MARQADVIIIGAGVIGLSTAYHLARQNNNLRIIIVEKEKFHGAGSTAQCTGGIRHQFTNPVNVQLTKISYPWFLRFAADMEYPIYFRKRGYLLVTGRAARWQELQDIIKQLNHLDIPARLLAPEEITASYPFVLTGDLLGGSYCPLDAYADPYGVMEGYYRQCRKLGVQVLCDTEVTGINTSDSAVTGVVCRQNSQPGNPAAVGETLDAPVVINAAGPHLHLLARMAGLTLPAAPYRRQVYVCAPIPAIPAGIPLLVDMDTGFYIHAEKNGILLLGGTDRDSSPGLETTVDRSRLPGFIEAATGRVPALEEAQITRIYTGIRSLTPDGLGILGETGVKGFYCAGGFGGNGFMHAPAIGQIMSCLVLRKQPPLDPAPLSPERFNNASNNAEGALF from the coding sequence ATGGCCAGGCAAGCGGATGTAATTATCATAGGCGCAGGAGTAATTGGTTTGAGTACCGCCTATCATTTAGCACGTCAAAATAACAACCTGCGGATTATTATTGTCGAAAAGGAAAAATTCCACGGGGCAGGCTCTACTGCCCAGTGCACCGGGGGTATCCGACACCAGTTCACCAACCCGGTAAATGTACAATTAACTAAAATAAGTTATCCCTGGTTTCTGCGGTTTGCCGCCGATATGGAGTACCCCATTTATTTTCGCAAAAGGGGCTATCTTCTGGTAACCGGCCGCGCAGCCCGGTGGCAGGAACTGCAAGACATTATAAAACAGCTCAACCATTTGGATATACCTGCCCGACTGCTGGCCCCGGAGGAAATCACCGCCAGCTACCCCTTTGTGCTGACCGGTGATTTGCTAGGAGGCAGCTATTGTCCCCTGGATGCCTATGCAGACCCTTACGGGGTAATGGAGGGCTACTACAGGCAATGCCGCAAGCTGGGCGTACAGGTGTTATGTGATACCGAGGTCACCGGCATTAACACAAGTGATAGCGCGGTTACCGGTGTAGTCTGCCGGCAGAACAGCCAGCCCGGCAACCCGGCGGCGGTCGGGGAGACACTGGATGCCCCGGTGGTAATCAACGCTGCCGGACCCCACCTGCATCTACTGGCTCGTATGGCCGGCCTTACCTTACCTGCCGCTCCCTACCGCCGGCAAGTATATGTATGTGCCCCTATACCGGCTATTCCCGCCGGTATCCCCTTACTGGTGGACATGGACACGGGATTTTATATTCACGCTGAAAAAAACGGTATATTGCTGCTGGGGGGTACCGACCGGGACAGCAGCCCCGGTCTGGAAACCACGGTGGACCGGAGCCGGTTGCCCGGTTTCATTGAAGCGGCCACGGGCCGGGTGCCGGCTCTGGAGGAGGCCCAGATCACCCGCATATATACCGGTATCCGCTCCTTAACCCCCGACGGGTTGGGCATACTGGGTGAAACCGGGGTGAAGGGCTTTTACTGCGCCGGTGGTTTTGGCGGCAACGGCTTTATGCACGCCCCCGCCATCGGACAGATCATGTCCTGTCTGGTGCTGAGGAAACAGCCGCCCCTGGACCCGGCGCCCCTTTCCCCCGAACGGTTTAATAATGCCTCCAACAATGCCGAAGGGGCATTATTCTAA
- a CDS encoding ATP-binding protein, whose translation MMDNLFTYIANIDILLPPSIYIEKILQVLCDKLGYSFSSVIEVDEQGMGWMIASYNLPANYPHDVNQKAPVLSSPSGEAISTGHIVVVNNPSQEPRLAAWYDMINQYNIKTIIWVPLISNGTAFGTYVLYDTRLRNTPQEELNVLKQISVMISIAIYSNNYLDQLNQKTSELEKEITRRKQIEITLREKESFLAGVIESIQDGLCVIDSDFNIIRANTTVERWNFQQRPLAGKKCYQAFKGRTEICDRCPAYDTLTTGTSSYVLVTMKDPGGDIVGWKEIYSFPLVLKKLDKIEGVILYVRDVTEKLKTEQEMARLEKFNLIGAMAAGIGHEIRNPMTTVRGFLQLLREKKECAQYGGYYNLMIEELDRANNIISTFLSLAKDKPKNLQIQSLNAIIESIYPLLLADATVSDLNITLELNNIPDLYLDPEEIRQLILNLVRNGLDAMSPGGTLTIKTYADRGEVILAVRDEGSGISPEILGKLGTPFFTTKDNGTGLGLAICYSIADRHNAELQIETGPGGSTFSARFKLNSE comes from the coding sequence ATGATGGACAATCTGTTTACTTATATAGCCAATATAGACATTCTTCTTCCGCCCAGTATATATATTGAAAAGATACTGCAGGTCCTCTGTGATAAATTAGGTTATTCCTTCAGTTCTGTAATTGAAGTGGACGAGCAAGGAATGGGCTGGATGATTGCCTCTTATAACCTGCCGGCAAATTATCCCCATGATGTAAACCAGAAAGCCCCGGTTCTTTCCAGCCCCTCGGGGGAAGCTATCTCTACAGGGCACATTGTCGTAGTCAATAACCCTTCACAGGAACCACGCCTGGCGGCCTGGTATGACATGATCAACCAGTACAACATAAAAACCATTATATGGGTGCCGCTAATCAGCAATGGCACTGCCTTTGGAACATATGTGCTGTATGATACCCGGTTGAGAAACACGCCACAAGAGGAACTGAACGTGCTGAAACAAATAAGTGTTATGATTTCCATCGCTATATATAGCAACAACTACCTTGACCAGCTCAATCAAAAAACAAGCGAATTGGAAAAGGAGATTACCAGGCGTAAACAGATAGAAATAACCCTGCGTGAAAAGGAAAGCTTTCTTGCCGGGGTAATCGAAAGCATACAGGATGGTTTATGTGTTATCGATAGTGATTTCAATATTATACGGGCCAACACAACAGTGGAACGCTGGAATTTCCAGCAGCGGCCACTGGCAGGAAAAAAATGCTATCAAGCCTTTAAAGGGCGAACTGAAATTTGTGATAGGTGCCCTGCTTATGACACCTTAACCACTGGCACATCCAGTTATGTCCTGGTAACCATGAAAGATCCCGGCGGCGATATAGTCGGCTGGAAGGAAATATACAGTTTTCCCCTTGTCTTAAAAAAACTCGATAAAATTGAAGGGGTTATTTTATATGTAAGGGATGTAACTGAAAAATTAAAAACAGAGCAAGAGATGGCCCGTCTTGAAAAATTCAATTTAATAGGTGCTATGGCCGCCGGTATCGGCCATGAGATAAGAAACCCCATGACCACCGTACGCGGGTTTTTACAATTATTAAGGGAAAAAAAGGAATGCGCCCAGTATGGCGGTTATTACAACCTGATGATTGAAGAACTGGACAGGGCCAACAACATCATATCCACATTTTTGTCTTTGGCCAAGGATAAACCAAAGAATTTACAAATACAAAGTCTTAATGCCATAATTGAGTCTATCTACCCGCTATTACTGGCTGACGCAACGGTTTCCGACTTAAACATCACCCTGGAATTAAATAATATTCCTGATTTGTATTTAGATCCGGAAGAGATACGACAGTTAATTCTAAACCTGGTACGCAACGGATTGGATGCAATGTCTCCCGGGGGAACTTTGACCATCAAGACATATGCCGATAGAGGTGAAGTAATCCTGGCAGTACGGGATGAAGGCAGCGGAATTAGCCCTGAGATTTTAGGAAAGCTGGGCACACCTTTTTTTACCACAAAGGATAACGGGACCGGTTTGGGACTGGCGATATGCTACAGCATTGCCGACAGGCACAACGCTGAACTACAAATAGAAACAGGTCCCGGTGGCTCCACTTTCTCTGCCCGGTTTAAATTAAACAGTGAATGA
- a CDS encoding DAK2 domain-containing protein, producing the protein MYIYSFDGEQMKYMLVGAANLLALNKSEIDALNVFPVPDGDTGTNMYLTMLAGVKQARQVESGKICDVAAAVARGCLMGARGNSGVILSQIFSGFARALEGCSRAGAADIARAFVSGADAAYRAVGNPVEGTMLTVCREIATALDNAIARSKDPVRVLVVGYRAANRALARTPEQLPVLREAGVVDAGGKGLVVILEGIIQALKDAAARRNIELFDLAASQQKEFMGSRARDFTAGIEFTYCTEFILMGRNIPIDTLRQELSPYGDCLLVVGDDRATKVHIHSNHPGLVLECGLKYGALQSVQIGNMEEQNQELRREAGKTAGDESKPLGIVAVGAGEGIGTILQSMGVDVVIEGGQTMNPSAEQLLEAVNNVNAPAVILLPNNKNILLAARQAAAMAEKELHVVPSLSIPQAFAALLAYNPYASAAENAGKMEGALGVVKTGEVTVAVRDAVIEGNTIAKGDFIGMAGDRLVAVGRHLDALVMDLLRAMVDDDTGLITFYYGAGMSGAEAREIVNKMEEEFDEFDFELHYGGQPLYHLIISVE; encoded by the coding sequence GTGTACATATACTCTTTTGACGGAGAGCAAATGAAATACATGCTGGTGGGTGCCGCCAACCTGCTGGCTTTGAATAAGTCAGAAATTGATGCTTTGAATGTTTTTCCCGTACCCGATGGTGATACCGGAACCAATATGTACCTTACTATGCTGGCCGGGGTTAAGCAAGCCCGGCAGGTAGAAAGTGGTAAAATATGTGACGTAGCTGCGGCGGTGGCCCGGGGCTGCCTGATGGGGGCCCGGGGCAATTCGGGGGTTATTCTATCCCAGATATTCAGCGGTTTTGCCCGGGCGCTGGAGGGCTGCAGTCGCGCAGGTGCCGCCGATATCGCCCGTGCCTTTGTAAGCGGGGCCGATGCGGCCTATCGAGCGGTGGGAAACCCTGTGGAAGGGACGATGTTGACGGTATGCCGGGAAATAGCCACTGCTTTGGATAATGCCATTGCCCGGAGCAAAGATCCCGTGCGGGTGCTGGTGGTGGGTTACCGGGCCGCAAACCGGGCCCTGGCCCGTACCCCCGAACAATTGCCGGTGCTGCGGGAGGCCGGTGTAGTGGACGCCGGCGGCAAGGGGCTGGTGGTTATACTGGAGGGCATTATCCAGGCCCTTAAGGATGCAGCGGCCCGGCGTAATATTGAATTATTTGATCTGGCGGCCAGCCAGCAGAAGGAATTTATGGGCAGCCGGGCCAGGGATTTTACCGCTGGTATTGAATTTACTTATTGCACCGAATTTATCCTAATGGGGCGCAATATACCTATAGACACGCTGCGGCAGGAGTTATCCCCTTATGGTGACTGTCTGCTGGTGGTGGGGGACGACCGGGCAACCAAGGTGCATATTCACTCCAATCATCCGGGACTGGTGCTGGAGTGCGGCTTGAAATACGGTGCGCTGCAGTCTGTCCAAATTGGTAATATGGAGGAACAAAACCAGGAATTGCGCCGTGAAGCCGGCAAAACCGCCGGTGATGAAAGCAAGCCGCTGGGTATTGTGGCTGTTGGTGCAGGGGAAGGTATTGGCACCATATTGCAAAGTATGGGAGTGGATGTGGTTATTGAGGGGGGGCAAACCATGAACCCCTCGGCGGAACAGCTTTTGGAGGCCGTAAATAATGTTAACGCCCCGGCGGTAATTTTGCTGCCCAATAACAAAAATATTTTGCTGGCGGCCCGGCAGGCTGCGGCAATGGCCGAAAAAGAGCTGCATGTGGTGCCATCGTTAAGTATTCCCCAGGCCTTTGCGGCGCTTTTGGCTTACAACCCCTACGCTTCTGCCGCGGAAAACGCTGGCAAAATGGAGGGTGCATTAGGTGTTGTTAAAACGGGTGAAGTGACTGTGGCCGTTCGGGATGCTGTTATTGAAGGTAACACCATAGCTAAAGGTGATTTTATCGGGATGGCGGGTGACCGGTTGGTGGCTGTGGGGCGTCACCTCGATGCATTGGTAATGGATTTACTGCGGGCAATGGTTGATGATGATACCGGGTTAATTACTTTTTACTACGGGGCCGGTATGTCGGGTGCCGAGGCCCGGGAAATTGTCAACAAGATGGAAGAAGAATTTGACGAGTTTGATTTCGAGCTGCATTACGGGGGGCAGCCTTTATACCATTTAATAATCTCGGTGGAGTAG